Below is a window of Burkholderiales bacterium DNA.
TCGTGCATTACCGACTTGGTCAGGGAGTCGAGCGCGCGGTACGGTTCGTCCAGCAGCAGCACCTTGGGATTGTTCATCAATGCGCGCACGATTTCCACGCGCCGTCGTACGCCAGAAGATACTTCGCCCGGATAGTTGTGTTCGACGCCCGCGAGACCCGCATCGGCCATCATTCCCAGCGCCTTTTCGGTCGCCTCAGCCTTGGTCAGCTTGCCCTGCATGATCGGGCCGAACGCCACGTTCTCTAAGTTAGTTTTCCAGGGAAAGAGCGCGCCGTTTTGGAACACTACGATGCGATCCGATCCCGGCTCGGCTTTGGGCTTTTCGTCGCCGCACAGCACTTCCCCGTCAAGCAGAATGCGCCCGGAAGTGATTTCGTGAAATCCCGCGATCGCATTGAGCAAAGTGGTCTTCCCGCACCCGGACGGCCCGACAATCATGCAGATTTCGCCAGCCTTGATGTCCAGCGAGCAATGGTCAACCGCCATAACCGCCGCACCGTCAGGATCGTAGATTTTGACCACGTTGTCGATGGTAATTGCGCCACGTATTGCCGATGGTTGCGTTGCTTCCGCTCGCATGACTGCCGCCATCATTGGCCTCCAAGCGCAAGCTCGCGCGTGCGCCACTGCATGAGGTAGTCCCCAATCACGCGCACTAGCGCGCTCGTCGTATAACCAACAATGCCGAGTGTGATCATGCCGATGAAAATGGTCGGATAGCGCACCGTGGTGTAGGAGGTGTTGATCACGTAGCCGAGGCCGTACTGGCCGGATACCATTTCGGCGGCGACGAGTGAAAACCACGATACACCCATCGAAATTTGTAGGCCGGTGAAAATGAACGGAAGCGCGCCCGGTACGATCACGTGCCGGAACACCTGCCAGCGGCCGGCGCCAAGACAATACGCAGCGCGCACGTAGGATTCTTCGATCGATTGCACGCCCAGCATGGTGTTCAGCGCCGTGGCGAAAAATGCGGCGAGAAAGGTCAGATAGATCACTGCCGATTCGGTGGCGATGAACATCACGATGGCAAGCGGTACCCAGGCGAGCACCGGGATCGGGCGCAGCAGCTCGAACACGGGAAACACGTACTCCTTGAACTTTTTCGACCAGCCGAGGAACAGCCCGAACGGCACGCCGAGCAGTGTTGCCAGAGCGAACGCCTCCGCTACGCGCCGGATACTCACCCAGATGTGCTTGTAGTATTCCGGCGTATAAATCGACAGACCGTAGACCGGGTTCGGATTGGCCCATTCCTTGATGACCGTCGTAAGCCCCGGCATCTCGCGAAACCGCGGCAGCTTCCAGACCTCGACCGACAAATACCAGACGCTGAGAAAAAGCGCGAACCCCGTCAGCATGAGGTAAGGACGCGGGCTGCGGATCCATTGCCTGAAGCGGTAAAGAGTGAGGTCCATGCCTTGGATGTCGCCGGCATGCATGCGGCGGTGGATTCGACGCAGTTGCGCTATCAAATCGGGCACGGTGTAATCGCGCGTTATCATGGTCGCGAAGCGACTCATAATTACGTCCCCGGCATCGGGATCCGATTCGAGTACGCGCAGCAAATCTTCGCCATTGATGCGGAGAATGTCCGTCGTTTCCTGAGATACCGCCTTGGCAAGGCGATGCGGATACTTCTCGAGAAGTGCGGCCCAGCCAAATACATCTCCTTGGCGGAGCAGCTTGACCGGCCGGCGTGCCTGCGCGCCGGGCTCGAGAGCGTGTTCAACTTGGCCTGAAACGATGATGTAGATGTCGTCGGCCTTGTTACCGGCTTCGTAAATCACAGCGCGGGCATCATAGGACGTGCGCCTGCCGAGGGCCGCAATTTTTCGCAGCAGCCCATCCGCGGCGACCTGGAATGGCATCGTCTGCTTAAGAATGGTGATCGCTTGTTCAGCCAAGACTTGACCGGCTACCGGCTCCATGGACGCGGCGACCTACATAATTCAAAGAATGCATTATCCGCCGGCGCGGCGCCGGCGACGAAGGAGCGGCGGCGCGACCGGCCCCCTGGTCTTTTCAATTAACTGGCTTGAAAGCGGAATCCGGTAGCGCCTTCACCTCTCCAATCGGCGCTTTCAACCTGCGTTCCGCGAGTACCTCCTCGGCAAATTGCGGCATGACCGCCTCGGGACGGAGCTTCGGCGTATTGATGCTCTTGACCGAATACAGGAATTCGGTCGCCTTGCTTAGCAGTTCCCGAGCCGACGGCGTGAACTCGTATTCCAGCGTGACGCGGGTCGGAGTACCACCCTCGTTCGCCGGATATTGGCCGTAGAGCGAAGCCCATAACGCTTTGTCGGTAAATCCGGTGGTCTGTTCTTTCGCCATCTTGGTGATCTCTTCCGAGTTCTTTTTGTCGGCAAGGTAGAGTTGGGCATCCAATTCGGCATTGAGCCAGGCCTTGACAACATCCGGACGTTGTTTGATCAGCTCGGCACGCATGGCGAGGAACCCGCCGTCGTTTTCATTGACGTTCACCCCCGATGCAATGCGCTTGGCGAGCCCCTCTTGTACAATACGTGAAGCTGTTGGCTCCCAAATCACCGCCGCATCGATCTTGCCGGCGCGAAAATTGCTGGTAATAACCTCTATATTCTGGTTTAAGTATGCTGCGGGAGTAACTTTTTCCTTTTGGAACACGGCTTGCGCGAAGCGGTCGGTGCAACTACCCTTGGGCACCGCCACAGTTTTGCCATTGAGCCACTTGATCGCCTGGATAGGGTTGGCGAACTTCGGCGCATCCACGCGTGCGAGGAAAATATTGCACTGATCGAACCCGAGTCCTAGGACCGCAACCAGTCGGACATCGGCGACATCCTGTTTGGTGGTGGAGACGATCGCCGGCATGTCGCCCATGTAGCCGATATATTGTTTGCCCGCCAACATGTTGTTGACGATAATCGCGCCCTGCAAGCCAACCTGGAATTCGACTGTTGATCCCTTGGGAAGGTATTTCTCGTAAAATTTTTTGTTGCGCATGATCACGCCCGACCACGACTCGGTATAGTAAGGTTGATAACCAACGACCAGATTTACCGGGTCACCGGGCTTGCCGAAATTCAGCTCGGCTGCCATCGCTGGCGCGGCGAAAACGGTGCCTGCGGTAATGAGCGCCGCCGCGAAATGCAACGGATGTTTAATCTTCATGTCGTCCTCCTTGTGGTTGATGTGCGAAATGAGTCAAATTACATGATCGGTTATTATTTGGCGAGCATCAACAAACTACAATCGCATCAAAAAACCGTTTCCTAGTTTATTTAGCTCCCGGAGCAGCTAGGAATCGCGCGATCAGCGCCGATAGCCGGCGCATGACAATATAACCCGACGCCGGATCCGACTCCAGCAGCCGTAGCGCCTGACCACCATTGATCCGCAACAGCACTGATTTCTCCAGCACGCGGGCACTGGCTATGCGCTGTGGCTGGTTCTCCAGCAGCGCGGCCCAGCCAAACACCTCGCCTTTCTTGAGCATGAAGCCTGCCGGACTGGTACGCTCGTCGCGCCCGATCTGGAACTCAACGCGCCCGGAGTCAAGCACGAAGAAATCCTCCGCCGGGTCGCCGGGCTTATACAGCATGCTGCCTTCGGCATATTCCTCGCGCTTCG
It encodes the following:
- a CDS encoding ABC transporter ATP-binding protein, encoding MRAEATQPSAIRGAITIDNVVKIYDPDGAAVMAVDHCSLDIKAGEICMIVGPSGCGKTTLLNAIAGFHEITSGRILLDGEVLCGDEKPKAEPGSDRIVVFQNGALFPWKTNLENVAFGPIMQGKLTKAEATEKALGMMADAGLAGVEHNYPGEVSSGVRRRVEIVRALMNNPKVLLLDEPYRALDSLTKSVMHEALLEIYYKNRVTIFFITHDLEEAIFLGHRVAIMTTRPCKPKKILAVDIPHPRDYSVLTSRRFRELMEETTEAVHEEALKAFAAGEKEG
- a CDS encoding ABC transporter permease subunit, whose protein sequence is MEPVAGQVLAEQAITILKQTMPFQVAADGLLRKIAALGRRTSYDARAVIYEAGNKADDIYIIVSGQVEHALEPGAQARRPVKLLRQGDVFGWAALLEKYPHRLAKAVSQETTDILRINGEDLLRVLESDPDAGDVIMSRFATMITRDYTVPDLIAQLRRIHRRMHAGDIQGMDLTLYRFRQWIRSPRPYLMLTGFALFLSVWYLSVEVWKLPRFREMPGLTTVIKEWANPNPVYGLSIYTPEYYKHIWVSIRRVAEAFALATLLGVPFGLFLGWSKKFKEYVFPVFELLRPIPVLAWVPLAIVMFIATESAVIYLTFLAAFFATALNTMLGVQSIEESYVRAAYCLGAGRWQVFRHVIVPGALPFIFTGLQISMGVSWFSLVAAEMVSGQYGLGYVINTSYTTVRYPTIFIGMITLGIVGYTTSALVRVIGDYLMQWRTRELALGGQ
- a CDS encoding ABC transporter substrate-binding protein; the encoded protein is MKIKHPLHFAAALITAGTVFAAPAMAAELNFGKPGDPVNLVVGYQPYYTESWSGVIMRNKKFYEKYLPKGSTVEFQVGLQGAIIVNNMLAGKQYIGYMGDMPAIVSTTKQDVADVRLVAVLGLGFDQCNIFLARVDAPKFANPIQAIKWLNGKTVAVPKGSCTDRFAQAVFQKEKVTPAAYLNQNIEVITSNFRAGKIDAAVIWEPTASRIVQEGLAKRIASGVNVNENDGGFLAMRAELIKQRPDVVKAWLNAELDAQLYLADKKNSEEITKMAKEQTTGFTDKALWASLYGQYPANEGGTPTRVTLEYEFTPSARELLSKATEFLYSVKSINTPKLRPEAVMPQFAEEVLAERRLKAPIGEVKALPDSAFKPVN